The Stutzerimonas stutzeri genome segment GCGCCAGCCCTTCGGGCTCCCAGCACCAGTTCTCCATGAACTGGCTCGGCAGCTCGACCGCGTCCCAGGCCACACCATTAATGCCCGAGGCACCGGCATGCTCGACCTGCGTCAGCAAATGGTGCAGGCCATGGCCGAACTCGTGGAACAGCGTGGTGACTTCATCGTGAGTCAGCAGCGCCGGGCGCTCACCCACTGGCGGAGTGAAGTTGCAGACCAGGTTGGCGACCGGCGTCTGCAGCGTGCCGAGGCAGGTACGGCGCTTGTCGCGCGCCCCATCCATCCAGGCGCCACCGCGCTTGTTGGCCCGCGCGTAAAGGTCGAAGAAGAAGCGCCCGACGTGCTCGCCTTTCTCACGGATTTCGAACAGGCGAACATCCGGATGCCAGCTGTCGAAGCCTTCCAGCTCGTGGATCTCGATACCGTACAGGCGCTTGACGATGGCAAACAGGCCGGACAGCACCTTGTCCACCGGGAAGTACGCACGCAGTTCTTCCTGGCTCAGGCTGTAGCGGGCCTGGCGCAGCTTCTCGCCGAAGTAATTGACGTCCCAGCTCTGCAGATCGGTGACGCCCTGCTCCGCGGCGAAGGCGCGCAACTCTTTCAGGTCACGCTCGGCGAACGGCTTGCTGCGCGTGGCCAGATCCCGCAGGAAACCCAGTACCTGATCGGTGCTATCGGCCATCTTGGTCGCCAGCGACAGCTCGGCGTAATTGCCGAAGCCCAGCAGCTGCGCCAGCTCCTGACGCAGGTCGAGGATCTGCTCCATCACCGGGCCATTGTCGAACTGGCCGGCATTCGGCCCCTGGTCGGAGGCACGGGTGGAATAGGCGACGTAGACCTCTTCACGCAGCGCACGGTTGTCGGCGTAGGTCATCACCGCGTAGTAGCTGGGGAATTCCAGGCTGATCAGCCAGCCATCCAGCTCCTTGGCCTTGGCGGCTTCGGCCATCTGCGCCTTGGCCGAATCGGTGATGCCGGCCAGCAGGCTTTCGTCGGTGACGTGCTTGGTCCAGGCCTGGGTCGCGTCGAGCAGTTGGTTGGAGAAGGTGCTGCCCAGCTCGGCGAGCTTCATGCGGATCGCGCCGAAACGTTGCTGCTCGGCAGGCGGCAGGTCGATGCCGGAGAGGCGGAAGTCACGCAGGGCGTGGTCGATGATGGTCTTTTGCGCCACATCGAAGCCGTCGGCCTCGGGGCTCACCGACAGCGCCTGGTAGGCGGCGAACAGGTCGGGATTCTGGCCCAGCTCGGTGGCGTAGGCCGAGAGCTTCGGCAAGCAGGCCT includes the following:
- the prlC gene encoding oligopeptidase A, with amino-acid sequence MTDTNPLLRDFDLPPYSEIRPEHVEPAVDTVLGENRVALQELLSRPAESLDWSTLVVGLDEMNERLSRAWGPVSHLNAVRNNPELRSAYEACLPKLSAYATELGQNPDLFAAYQALSVSPEADGFDVAQKTIIDHALRDFRLSGIDLPPAEQQRFGAIRMKLAELGSTFSNQLLDATQAWTKHVTDESLLAGITDSAKAQMAEAAKAKELDGWLISLEFPSYYAVMTYADNRALREEVYVAYSTRASDQGPNAGQFDNGPVMEQILDLRQELAQLLGFGNYAELSLATKMADSTDQVLGFLRDLATRSKPFAERDLKELRAFAAEQGVTDLQSWDVNYFGEKLRQARYSLSQEELRAYFPVDKVLSGLFAIVKRLYGIEIHELEGFDSWHPDVRLFEIREKGEHVGRFFFDLYARANKRGGAWMDGARDKRRTCLGTLQTPVANLVCNFTPPVGERPALLTHDEVTTLFHEFGHGLHHLLTQVEHAGASGINGVAWDAVELPSQFMENWCWEPEGLALISGHYQTGETLPQDLLDKMLAAKNFQSGLMMVRQLEFSLFDFELHATHGDGRSVLEVLESIRDEVSVMRPPASNRFPNSFAHIFSGGYAAGYYSYKWAEVLSSDAFSRFEEEGVFNPDTGRAFREAILARGGSQEPMVLFVDFRGREPSTDALLRHLGLTENVA